The Devosia sp. MC521 genome has a segment encoding these proteins:
- a CDS encoding YMGG-like glycine zipper-containing protein, whose protein sequence is MKKFAPIALVAFAALTMTACTTTERTVTGAAVGGAGGALVGGALGGYTGAVVGGAGGAAVGALVANR, encoded by the coding sequence ATGAAGAAGTTCGCACCAATCGCACTTGTCGCTTTCGCTGCTCTGACAATGACCGCATGCACAACCACAGAGCGCACTGTGACCGGCGCAGCTGTAGGCGGCGCTGGCGGCGCGTTAGTTGGCGGCGCCCTTGGCGGCTATACCGGCGCTGTCGTTGGTGGCGCTGGCGGTGCGGCTGTCGGCGCTCTGGTCGCCAACCGCTAA
- a CDS encoding undecaprenyl-phosphate glucose phosphotransferase codes for MGYSSAVITGIAQIVEAILLITIGCAIYWSYVGTGQENFYLPVILASGLVANLFFNIARTHRIRAYRSRFWQLGRVLAGWSSVIAILAIGFFFFKAGDQVSRVWLMSWWALGGITLVVYRLSLRSLVQHWSDAGQLKRRTVIVGGGQDAAQLINQIQTSAKSDIELIGLFDDRVDDRSPDEVSGFYKLGRVSDLVEFARRTRVDLVLVSMPLSAEKRVLDMLTQLWVLPVDIRLSAHMSKLRFTNKAYSYVGDLPVLDMADRPISDWNLVFKWAFDKTVALLALIALSPIMLITALAIKLESKGPIFFVQDRHGFNNELIRIYKFRSMRTDMLDANATKLVTKDDPRVTKVGKFIRRTSIDELPQLFNVLKGELSIVGPRPHALQAKAANTLYYEAVEGYFARHKVKPGITGWAQISGWRGETDTLDKIEQRVNHDLYYIENWSILFDLKILVLTPFRLFSSGNAY; via the coding sequence GTGGGATATTCAAGCGCTGTTATTACGGGTATCGCGCAGATCGTTGAAGCGATCCTACTGATCACAATTGGCTGTGCGATCTACTGGAGCTACGTCGGCACGGGACAAGAGAATTTCTATCTGCCGGTCATTTTGGCAAGTGGCCTTGTGGCAAACTTGTTCTTCAACATTGCGCGAACCCATCGTATCCGCGCCTATAGATCGCGATTTTGGCAACTGGGGCGCGTGTTAGCAGGCTGGTCCAGTGTCATCGCAATCTTGGCTATCGGGTTCTTCTTCTTCAAAGCGGGCGATCAGGTTAGCCGCGTCTGGCTGATGAGCTGGTGGGCCCTCGGTGGCATTACCCTCGTAGTCTATCGACTTAGTCTGCGTTCGTTGGTTCAACATTGGAGCGACGCCGGACAACTCAAGCGTCGGACTGTTATCGTCGGTGGCGGACAAGACGCAGCTCAGCTGATCAACCAGATCCAAACTAGCGCCAAGTCCGACATTGAGCTTATCGGCCTTTTTGATGATCGCGTTGACGATCGCTCACCAGATGAAGTGAGTGGATTTTATAAGCTCGGCCGTGTCTCTGATCTGGTGGAATTTGCCCGTCGCACGCGTGTCGACCTCGTGCTCGTCTCCATGCCACTGTCCGCAGAGAAGCGCGTTCTCGACATGCTGACCCAGCTCTGGGTTTTGCCTGTCGACATCCGACTCTCAGCGCATATGAGCAAATTGCGTTTCACCAATAAGGCATATTCTTATGTCGGCGACCTGCCCGTGCTCGACATGGCTGACAGACCGATTTCAGACTGGAACCTTGTGTTCAAATGGGCTTTTGACAAAACAGTAGCATTACTTGCGCTCATCGCGCTTTCGCCCATCATGCTCATCACCGCACTTGCTATCAAGCTAGAGAGCAAAGGTCCGATATTCTTCGTCCAAGATCGACATGGCTTCAACAACGAGCTGATCCGCATCTACAAATTCCGCTCTATGCGAACGGACATGCTCGACGCCAATGCTACAAAACTGGTGACTAAGGACGATCCGCGCGTCACCAAAGTTGGTAAGTTTATCCGCCGGACCTCAATTGATGAGCTACCGCAGCTTTTCAATGTGCTCAAAGGTGAACTGTCGATCGTCGGCCCTCGCCCCCATGCTCTACAGGCTAAAGCCGCGAACACGCTGTATTATGAAGCCGTGGAAGGGTATTTTGCTCGCCACAAGGTCAAGCCCGGCATAACCGGATGGGCTCAAATTAGCGGCTGGCGCGGCGAAACTGATACGCTCGATAAGATCGAACAGCGCGTGAACCACGACCTCTATTACATTGAAAACTGGTCGATCCTGTTCGACCTCAAGATCCTTGTACTTACGCCGTTCCGCCTCTTCTCGTCCGGGAATGCGTATTAA
- a CDS encoding glycosyltransferase has protein sequence MRILQVLRAPVGGLFRHVCDLTEELSARGHEIGIVVDALASDAQTEDKLKAIEQFTSLGVYRHPMPRVFGMGDLKTPFAVNKLAKRLNVDVIHGHGAKGGFYARLARLGGNTARTVYTPHGGVLHFPSTSRSGQIFHKLERALMRKTDAIIFESHFALKTYSALIGAPTCPTSVIYNGLRPAEFEPLEHIQPLSDFVFVGELRELKGIFHLVEALAQIKRADGSGPTLVVAGDGPSRPELEQMISTLGLTDQVQFLGSRPAREAFALGECAVLPSLAESLPYVVMEATAAGLPVISTRVGGIAEIFGPTQERLIPAGDTTALTKAMQAHLSNPTNEINAMHARRSYVSEFFTLDSMTTSILNIYQPSK, from the coding sequence ATGCGTATTTTGCAGGTGCTGCGCGCTCCGGTGGGCGGCCTTTTCCGTCATGTTTGCGATCTTACCGAAGAGCTTTCGGCGCGCGGACACGAAATCGGCATAGTCGTTGATGCCCTCGCCAGCGACGCCCAGACAGAAGATAAACTCAAAGCGATAGAACAGTTCACGAGCTTGGGCGTCTACCGCCATCCAATGCCCCGCGTTTTCGGCATGGGCGACCTCAAAACACCGTTCGCGGTCAACAAATTGGCCAAACGCCTAAACGTGGATGTTATTCACGGTCACGGTGCCAAAGGCGGGTTCTACGCTCGTCTCGCCCGGCTGGGCGGCAATACGGCCCGCACCGTCTACACGCCTCACGGTGGTGTCTTGCATTTTCCGTCCACCTCACGCTCTGGGCAGATATTCCACAAGTTGGAACGCGCACTCATGCGCAAAACAGATGCGATAATTTTCGAAAGCCATTTCGCGCTCAAAACCTACAGCGCGTTGATCGGAGCACCCACCTGCCCGACGAGTGTTATCTATAACGGGCTCCGCCCTGCCGAATTCGAGCCCCTCGAACATATCCAGCCGCTGTCGGATTTTGTCTTTGTGGGCGAGCTACGCGAGCTCAAAGGCATCTTCCACCTTGTAGAAGCGCTGGCCCAAATCAAGCGAGCCGATGGTAGCGGACCGACCCTCGTCGTGGCAGGCGATGGCCCATCTCGACCAGAACTCGAGCAAATGATCTCAACCCTAGGACTGACTGATCAAGTCCAGTTTTTAGGATCGCGTCCGGCGCGCGAGGCTTTTGCGCTGGGCGAGTGCGCAGTGCTCCCGTCCCTCGCTGAATCCCTACCCTATGTAGTGATGGAAGCAACCGCCGCAGGTCTCCCGGTGATCAGCACCCGTGTTGGCGGAATCGCTGAAATATTCGGCCCCACTCAGGAGCGGCTAATTCCAGCCGGTGATACAACCGCCCTGACCAAGGCAATGCAGGCGCACCTTTCTAACCCGACGAACGAAATCAATGCGATGCACGCCCGTCGCAGCTATGTCTCTGAATTCTTTACGTTAGATTCAATGACAACGTCGATATTAAACATCTATCAACCAAGCAAATAA